A region from the Acipenser ruthenus chromosome 56, fAciRut3.2 maternal haplotype, whole genome shotgun sequence genome encodes:
- the tsr2 gene encoding pre-rRNA-processing protein TSR2 homolog: MATPRVVTRELFAEGIRAVLGTWPALQIAVENGFGGAFSQQKAEWMVDAVQQYFSDNVDLQHLEVEDFLAEIVNNEFDTVVEDGSLPEVALQLCELFSQCSRGQLEEVKGRIAQLELKRSSVGRGKVVADEEEESSEEEEAAEAMDCDGAGSASTAMPADSSALSPRRQQPEPGEDGWTVVGKKNK, translated from the exons ATGGCGACGCCCAGGGTGGTGACACGTGAATTGTTTGCCGAGGGAATTCGGGCGGTTTTAGGGACGTGGCCCGCATTACAG ATTGCAGTGGAGAACGGGTTCGGAGGAGCTTTCTCCCAGCAGAAAGCAGAGTGGATGGTGGACGCTGTGCAGCAGTACTTCAGCGACAACG TCGATCTACAGCACCTTGAAGTGGAGGACTTTCTTGCAGAGATAGTGAACAACGAGTTTGACACTGTGGTGGAGGATGGGAGCTTGCCAGAG gTGGCGCTGCAGCTGTGCGAGCTGTTCAGCCAGTGCTCCCGAGGCCAGCTGGAGGAAGTGAAGGGGAGAATCGCTCAGCTGGAGCTGAAGAGGAGCAGCGTGGGCCGGGGGAAAGTGGTAGCAGATGAGGAAGAGGAGAGCAGCGAGGAAGAGGAGGCTGCAGAG GCTATGGACTGCGATGGAGCAGGATCAGCCTCTACAGCGATGCCAGCAGACTCCTCCGCTCTCTCCCCCCGCAGACAGCAGCCCGAGCCCGGGGAGGACGGCTGGACCGTGgtgggcaaaaaaaataaataa